A single genomic interval of Streptomyces sp. NBC_00663 harbors:
- a CDS encoding NADH-quinone oxidoreductase subunit A, giving the protein MNAYAPILVLGALGAGFAIFSVVMATLIGPKRYNRAKLEAYECGIEPTPTPAGGGRFPIKYYLTAMLFIVFDIEIVFLYPWAVTFDALGVFGLVEMLLFVLTVFVAYAYVWRRGGLEWD; this is encoded by the coding sequence GTGAACGCGTATGCGCCCATCCTCGTACTGGGAGCCCTCGGGGCAGGCTTTGCGATCTTCTCCGTGGTCATGGCCACGCTGATCGGTCCGAAGCGGTACAACCGGGCCAAGCTCGAGGCCTACGAGTGCGGGATCGAGCCGACCCCCACGCCGGCCGGCGGCGGGCGCTTCCCCATCAAGTACTACCTGACGGCGATGCTCTTCATCGTCTTCGACATCGAGATCGTCTTCCTCTACCCCTGGGCCGTCACCTTCGACGCCCTGGGTGTTTTCGGGCTCGTGGAGATGCTGCTCTTCGTGCTCACCGTCTTCGTCGCGTACGCGTACGTATGGCGGCGCGGCGGCCTGGAATGGGACTGA
- a CDS encoding NuoB/complex I 20 kDa subunit family protein: protein MGLEEKLPSGFLLTTVEQAAGWVRKASVFPATFGLACCAIEMMTTGAGRYDLARFGMEVFRGSPRQADLMIVAGRVSQKMAPVLRQVYDQMPNPKWVISMGVCASSGGMFNNYAIVQGVDHIVPVDIYLPGCPPRPEMLMDAILKLHQKIQGSKLGVNAEEAAREAEEAALKALPTIEMKGLLR from the coding sequence ATGGGACTCGAAGAAAAGCTGCCGAGCGGTTTCCTGCTGACCACCGTCGAGCAGGCCGCGGGCTGGGTGCGCAAGGCGTCCGTCTTCCCGGCCACCTTCGGCCTGGCCTGCTGCGCCATCGAGATGATGACGACCGGCGCCGGACGCTACGACCTGGCCCGCTTCGGCATGGAGGTCTTCCGCGGCTCACCCCGCCAGGCCGACCTCATGATCGTCGCCGGCCGGGTCAGCCAGAAGATGGCGCCGGTGCTGCGACAGGTCTACGACCAGATGCCGAACCCCAAGTGGGTCATCTCCATGGGGGTCTGCGCCTCCTCGGGCGGCATGTTCAACAACTACGCGATCGTGCAGGGCGTCGACCACATCGTGCCGGTCGACATCTATCTCCCCGGCTGCCCGCCGCGGCCGGAGATGCTCATGGACGCCATCCTCAAGCTCCACCAGAAGATCCAGGGCTCCAAGCTCGGCGTGAACGCCGAGGAAGCGGCCCGGGAGGCGGAGGAAGCGGCGCTCAAGGCCCTGCCGACGATCGAGATGAAGGGGCTGCTGCGGTGA
- the nuoE gene encoding NADH-quinone oxidoreductase subunit NuoE, producing MTTSSSERGVSLGMPELPAPAYPDDVRARLETDAREVIARYPDSRSALLPLLHLVQAEEGHVTRTGMQFCADVLGLTTAEVTAVATFYTMYRRRPSGDYQVGVCTNTLCAVMGGDAIFESLQEHLGVGNGGTTDDGKVTLEHIECNAACDFAPVVMVNWEFFDNQTPASAKRLVDDLVAGRPVQPTRGAPLCTFKETARILAGFPDERPGAVEATGGAGPASLVGLRLARGEAAPARVVHPRDGGPHDTGAHDTGAQDAGPHDEPQDRAVHEPSPTEHLSSHDAPQDTSASDPAHPAGPAAEEGE from the coding sequence GTGACCACCTCTTCTTCGGAGCGGGGCGTCAGCCTGGGCATGCCCGAACTGCCCGCGCCCGCCTACCCGGACGATGTCCGAGCCCGGCTTGAGACGGACGCGCGCGAGGTCATCGCCCGCTACCCCGACTCCCGGTCCGCGCTCCTTCCGCTGCTGCACCTCGTGCAGGCGGAGGAGGGCCATGTCACGCGCACCGGGATGCAGTTCTGCGCGGACGTCCTCGGCCTGACCACGGCCGAGGTCACCGCGGTCGCCACCTTCTACACCATGTACCGGCGCCGGCCGAGCGGTGACTACCAGGTCGGCGTCTGCACGAACACGCTGTGCGCGGTGATGGGCGGCGACGCGATCTTCGAGTCCCTCCAGGAGCACCTGGGCGTCGGCAACGGCGGGACCACCGACGACGGCAAGGTCACGCTGGAGCACATCGAGTGCAACGCGGCCTGCGACTTCGCGCCGGTCGTGATGGTCAACTGGGAGTTCTTCGACAACCAGACCCCGGCCAGCGCCAAGCGCCTCGTCGACGACCTGGTCGCGGGCCGCCCGGTGCAGCCCACGCGCGGGGCGCCGCTGTGCACCTTCAAGGAGACCGCGCGGATCCTCGCCGGCTTCCCCGACGAGCGGCCAGGGGCCGTCGAGGCGACCGGCGGAGCGGGACCCGCCTCGCTGGTGGGCCTCCGCCTGGCTAGGGGAGAGGCCGCACCCGCGCGCGTGGTCCATCCGCGAGACGGCGGTCCGCACGACACCGGCGCGCACGACACCGGAGCGCAGGACGCCGGTCCGCACGACGAACCACAGGACAGGGCCGTCCACGAACCGTCGCCCACCGAGCACCTCAGCTCGCACGACGCGCCGCAGGACACATCGGCCTCCGACCCGGCCCACCCGGCAGGGCCCGCCGCCGAGGAGGGGGAGTGA
- a CDS encoding geranylgeranyl reductase family protein, with amino-acid sequence MTEPHSEPLSENTADVIVVGAGPAGSTTAYYLAKAGLDVLLLEKTAFPREKVCGDGLTPRATKQLVAMGIDISEEAGWLRNKGLRIIGGGVRLQLDWPDLASFPDYGLVRKRDDFDEQLARQAQKAGARLYERCNVGAPIVDDRTGHITGVNAKLGEDKREVTFHAPIVVAADGNSTRLSLAMGLHRREDRPMGVAVRTYFESPRHEDDYLESWLELWDRRGPGPDRLLPGYGWIFGMGDGTSNVGLGVLNTSDSFKELDWREVLKAWCASMPEEWGYTPENMTGPIRGAALPMAFNRKPHYTKGLLLVGDAGGLVNPFNGEGIAYAMESGQIAADVIVQAHARPTPASRELALHRYPQVLKDTYGGYYNLGRAFVKLIGNPKVMKIATQRGLTHPVLMKFTLKMLANLTDPTGGDAMDRIINGLSKVAPKA; translated from the coding sequence GTGACCGAGCCCCACTCCGAGCCCTTGTCTGAAAACACCGCTGACGTCATCGTCGTCGGCGCGGGGCCGGCCGGCTCCACGACCGCGTACTACCTCGCCAAGGCCGGTCTCGACGTCCTGCTGCTGGAGAAGACCGCGTTCCCGCGCGAGAAGGTCTGCGGCGACGGACTCACCCCGCGCGCCACCAAGCAGCTCGTCGCCATGGGCATCGACATCTCCGAGGAGGCCGGCTGGCTGCGCAACAAGGGCCTGCGCATCATCGGCGGCGGCGTCCGGCTCCAGCTGGACTGGCCGGATCTCGCCTCCTTCCCGGACTACGGACTCGTCCGCAAGCGCGACGACTTCGACGAGCAGCTCGCCCGGCAGGCCCAGAAGGCGGGCGCGCGGCTGTACGAGCGCTGCAACGTCGGCGCCCCGATCGTCGACGACCGCACCGGCCACATCACCGGCGTGAACGCCAAGCTCGGCGAGGACAAGCGGGAGGTCACCTTCCACGCGCCGATCGTGGTCGCCGCGGACGGCAACTCCACCCGGCTGTCCCTGGCGATGGGCCTGCACCGCCGTGAGGACCGCCCTATGGGTGTCGCCGTACGGACGTACTTCGAGTCGCCCCGCCACGAGGACGACTACCTGGAGTCCTGGCTGGAGCTGTGGGACCGCCGCGGGCCGGGCCCGGACCGTCTCCTGCCCGGCTACGGCTGGATCTTCGGCATGGGTGACGGCACGTCCAACGTGGGCCTCGGTGTGCTCAACACCTCCGACTCCTTCAAGGAGCTCGACTGGCGCGAGGTGCTGAAGGCCTGGTGCGCCTCGATGCCGGAGGAGTGGGGCTACACGCCGGAGAACATGACCGGCCCGATCCGCGGCGCCGCCCTGCCGATGGCCTTCAACCGCAAACCCCACTACACCAAGGGCCTGTTGCTGGTCGGCGACGCCGGCGGCCTGGTGAACCCCTTCAACGGCGAGGGCATCGCCTACGCCATGGAGTCCGGCCAGATCGCCGCCGACGTCATCGTCCAGGCCCACGCCCGCCCGACGCCCGCGAGCCGTGAACTGGCGCTGCACCGCTACCCGCAGGTCCTCAAGGACACCTACGGCGGCTACTACAACCTGGGCCGCGCCTTCGTGAAGCTCATCGGCAACCCGAAGGTCATGAAGATCGCGACCCAGCGCGGCCTCACCCACCCCGTGCTCATGAAGTTCACCCTGAAGATGCTCGCCAACCTCACCGACCCGACGGGCGGCGACGCGATGGACCGGATCATCAACGGGCTGAGCAAGGTGGCACCGAAGGCGTAA
- a CDS encoding hydroxysqualene dehydroxylase: MTTEHVQRPQGHTRRRFLAGTGGAAGALALWPAGSASAASGKRVAVLGGGVSGLSAAHELAERGYAVTVHEYYDVLGGKARSMPVPGTATGGRADLPAEHGFRFFPGFYRNLPDTMRRIPFAGNAGGVRDNLRNATEELFARADGRSDLHFPLRRATTPPAPGDLTPSWIRDQILSVLDLATRLPAHEAAYFADRVLVHLTSCDARREDQWEKTSWWNFIRAEEMSAEYQTVLGIGQTRNLVATRAEVASTRTVGRVIIEALILWGLLGRGMDGADSDVDRVLNAPTSEAWIDPWERHLRSLGVEFMLGTQVREVLYDGVRVTGVRVSARDGGDERTVTADHYVSALPVEHARVTWGSALRAADPQLARCDALRTDWMTGVMFYLRTPTPVVHGHINCLDSPWSVTAVGQAQFWAGRDFARDYGDGRAHDCLSAIISEWDKPGILYGKTAKECTKDEIVAELWAQLKDGLNDSAETTLVDDDRLGWFMDPAVTGVGGPDPQNREQLLIHPTGTLYNRPSARTEVPNFFLAGDYVRTDVDLATMEGANESARLAVNALLDADNSDAERCEVLELFRPPEMEPLKRIDEVRYRLGLPNTFDLG, encoded by the coding sequence ATGACAACAGAACACGTACAGCGCCCTCAGGGCCACACCCGTAGACGGTTCCTGGCCGGTACCGGGGGAGCGGCGGGGGCGCTCGCGTTATGGCCCGCCGGGAGCGCGAGCGCCGCTTCCGGCAAGCGCGTCGCCGTCCTCGGCGGCGGCGTCTCCGGCCTGAGCGCCGCCCATGAACTCGCCGAACGCGGCTACGCCGTGACCGTCCACGAGTACTACGACGTCCTCGGCGGCAAGGCCCGCTCGATGCCCGTCCCCGGCACGGCGACCGGCGGCCGCGCGGACCTCCCCGCCGAACACGGCTTCCGCTTCTTCCCCGGCTTCTACCGGAACCTGCCGGACACGATGCGCCGCATCCCCTTCGCCGGGAACGCCGGTGGTGTCCGCGACAACCTCCGCAACGCGACCGAGGAGTTGTTCGCCCGCGCGGACGGACGCTCCGACCTGCATTTCCCGCTGCGGCGCGCCACCACCCCGCCGGCTCCCGGTGACCTCACCCCGTCCTGGATCCGCGACCAGATCCTCTCGGTCCTGGACCTCGCCACCCGCCTTCCCGCCCATGAGGCCGCCTACTTCGCCGACCGGGTCCTGGTCCACCTGACCAGTTGCGACGCCCGCCGGGAGGACCAGTGGGAGAAGACCTCCTGGTGGAACTTCATCCGCGCAGAGGAGATGAGCGCGGAGTACCAGACGGTGCTGGGCATCGGCCAGACCCGCAACCTCGTCGCCACCCGCGCCGAGGTCGCGTCCACCAGGACCGTGGGACGGGTGATCATCGAAGCCCTGATCCTGTGGGGCCTCCTCGGCCGTGGCATGGACGGCGCCGACTCTGACGTCGACCGCGTGCTCAACGCCCCCACCAGCGAGGCCTGGATCGACCCCTGGGAACGGCATCTGCGCTCCCTCGGCGTCGAGTTCATGCTCGGCACACAGGTCCGCGAGGTCCTGTACGACGGTGTCCGCGTCACCGGCGTCCGCGTCTCGGCCCGCGACGGCGGCGACGAACGTACCGTCACCGCCGACCACTATGTCTCCGCGCTCCCCGTCGAGCACGCGCGCGTGACGTGGGGCTCCGCCCTGCGCGCGGCGGACCCGCAGCTCGCGCGCTGCGACGCGCTGAGGACGGACTGGATGACCGGCGTGATGTTCTACCTGCGCACGCCCACTCCCGTCGTCCACGGGCACATCAACTGCCTCGACTCACCCTGGTCGGTGACGGCGGTGGGCCAGGCACAGTTCTGGGCCGGACGGGACTTCGCGCGCGACTACGGCGACGGCCGGGCCCACGACTGTCTCTCGGCCATCATCTCGGAGTGGGACAAGCCGGGCATCCTGTACGGCAAGACGGCCAAGGAATGCACCAAGGACGAGATCGTCGCCGAACTCTGGGCGCAGTTGAAGGACGGGCTCAACGACTCCGCCGAGACGACCCTGGTGGACGACGACCGGCTCGGCTGGTTCATGGACCCGGCGGTGACGGGCGTGGGCGGCCCCGACCCGCAGAACCGCGAACAGCTCCTCATTCACCCCACGGGCACGCTCTACAACCGCCCCTCGGCCCGCACCGAGGTGCCCAACTTCTTCCTCGCGGGCGACTACGTCCGCACGGATGTGGACCTGGCGACGATGGAGGGCGCCAACGAGTCGGCCCGGCTGGCGGTCAACGCGCTGCTGGACGCGGACAATTCGGACGCCGAGCGGTGTGAGGTCCTGGAGCTCTTCCGGCCCCCGGAGATGGAGCCGTTGAAACGGATCGACGAGGTGCGCTACCGGCTGGGCCTGCCGAACACCTTCGATCTCGGATAA
- the def gene encoding peptide deformylase — MPSVFVQGRPVDSYPPLAPEARRGKVRRITEVGEEVLHKPCRDVTEFGPDLAALIDDMFLTMYIADGAGLAANQVGVDLRLFVYDCPDDDGVRHVGHILNPVLDALDPADRKLLDDSEGCLSVPGATMDVPRPDRAVVRGYDKDGAPLVVEGTGYFARCLAHETDHTDGHVYLDRLSKRERKDALRQVADRREEVFARRAANIAALSG, encoded by the coding sequence ATGCCCAGCGTGTTCGTACAAGGCAGGCCCGTCGACTCGTATCCGCCCCTCGCGCCCGAGGCCCGGCGCGGAAAGGTGCGGCGTATCACGGAGGTCGGCGAAGAGGTGCTGCACAAGCCGTGCCGTGACGTGACCGAGTTCGGGCCCGATCTCGCCGCGCTCATCGACGACATGTTCCTGACGATGTACATCGCGGACGGGGCCGGGCTCGCGGCGAACCAGGTCGGTGTCGATCTGCGGCTGTTTGTGTATGACTGCCCGGACGACGACGGGGTCCGGCACGTCGGGCACATCCTCAATCCGGTCCTCGACGCACTCGACCCCGCTGATCGGAAGCTGCTCGACGACAGCGAAGGGTGCCTGTCAGTGCCCGGTGCCACCATGGACGTACCGCGCCCGGACCGGGCCGTCGTGCGTGGGTACGACAAGGACGGGGCCCCGCTCGTCGTCGAGGGGACGGGGTACTTCGCCCGCTGCCTCGCCCATGAGACCGACCACACCGACGGTCACGTCTACCTGGACCGCCTCTCGAAGCGCGAGCGCAAGGACGCGCTGAGGCAGGTGGCGGACCGGCGGGAAGAGGTCTTCGCACGCCGGGCCGCCAACATCGCAGCCCTGAGCGGCTAG
- a CDS encoding GNAT family N-acetyltransferase yields the protein MNRALPVVRLRVPTDEDAVAWHRLFDDPDVMEFHGGRSAELYVYEELTARQRRHDAELGFCLWTMLDEEGRAIGFTGGQPWPHEWGPKGEIEIGWRLGRAYWGKGYASAAAQETLARLRAAGVADVVAMVRPGNERSVAVARGLGMELAETFPHPRFSEDALCFRLDLQAGHTE from the coding sequence GTGAACCGAGCTCTCCCCGTAGTAAGGCTGCGTGTCCCCACCGACGAGGACGCCGTCGCCTGGCACCGGCTCTTCGACGACCCGGACGTCATGGAGTTCCACGGCGGCCGGTCCGCGGAGCTGTACGTCTACGAGGAACTCACGGCACGCCAGCGCCGGCACGACGCCGAGCTGGGCTTCTGTCTGTGGACCATGCTCGACGAGGAGGGGCGGGCCATCGGTTTCACGGGTGGCCAGCCGTGGCCGCACGAGTGGGGGCCCAAGGGCGAGATCGAGATCGGCTGGCGGCTCGGCCGCGCGTACTGGGGCAAGGGGTACGCCTCGGCCGCCGCGCAGGAGACGCTGGCGCGGCTGCGGGCGGCGGGCGTGGCGGACGTGGTGGCGATGGTCAGACCCGGCAACGAGCGGTCCGTCGCGGTCGCGCGCGGCCTCGGCATGGAGCTCGCGGAGACCTTCCCGCACCCGCGGTTCTCGGAGGACGCGCTCTGCTTCCGGCTCGACCTGCAAGCCGGTCACACAGAGTAA
- a CDS encoding NADH-quinone oxidoreductase subunit C yields MSDANGTTGAGSNGVNPEKDLGASNLPGQRGDGGEEIRVQRGMFGADNGGDTSGYGGLVRSIRLPGAASRPYGGWFDEVADELEGALEEQGLLPDNAIEKTVVDRGELTFHIEREHLLRVARTLRDDPALRFELCTGVSGVHYPHDKGRELHAVYHLRSITHNRLIRLEVSAPDADPKIPSLVPVYPTNDWHERETYDFFGIVFDGHPALTRIMMPDDWQGHPQRKDYPLGGIPVEYKGAQIPAPDQRRSYS; encoded by the coding sequence GTGAGCGACGCCAACGGCACCACGGGTGCCGGGTCGAACGGGGTGAACCCCGAGAAGGACCTCGGCGCCTCCAACCTCCCCGGACAGCGGGGCGACGGCGGCGAGGAGATCCGCGTCCAGCGCGGCATGTTCGGCGCCGACAACGGCGGCGACACCTCCGGTTACGGCGGACTGGTCCGCTCCATCCGGCTCCCGGGGGCGGCGAGCCGCCCGTACGGCGGCTGGTTCGACGAGGTCGCCGACGAGCTGGAGGGCGCGCTGGAGGAGCAGGGTCTGCTGCCCGACAACGCCATCGAGAAGACGGTCGTCGACCGCGGCGAACTCACCTTCCACATCGAGCGCGAGCACCTGCTGCGCGTCGCCCGCACCCTGCGCGACGACCCCGCGCTGCGCTTCGAGCTCTGCACCGGGGTGAGCGGGGTCCACTACCCGCACGACAAGGGCCGCGAGCTGCACGCCGTCTACCACCTGCGCTCGATCACCCACAACCGGCTGATCCGCCTGGAGGTCAGCGCCCCGGACGCCGACCCGAAGATCCCGTCCCTGGTCCCGGTGTACCCGACCAACGACTGGCACGAGCGCGAGACCTACGACTTCTTCGGGATCGTCTTCGACGGTCACCCGGCCCTGACGCGGATCATGATGCCGGACGACTGGCAGGGCCATCCGCAGCGCAAGGACTATCCCCTCGGCGGCATCCCCGTCGAGTACAAGGGCGCCCAGATCCCGGCTCCGGACCAGCGGAGGTCGTACTCGTGA
- the nuoF gene encoding NADH-quinone oxidoreductase subunit NuoF, with protein MTLAPELKDTSPEKLLAPVLSAFWDEDRSWTLDVYKRHEGYEGLRKALAMSPDDLIAYVKDSGLRGRGGAGFPTGMKWQFIPQGDGKPHYLVVNADESEPGTCKDIPLLFANPHSLVEGMIIACYAIRSSHAFIYLRGEVVPVLRRLHAAVSEAYAAGYLGKDILGSGLDLDITVHAGAGAYICGEETALLDSLEGRRGQPRLRPPFPAVAGLYACPTVVNNVESIASVPAILNRGKDWFRSMGSEKSPGFTLYSLSGHVASPGQYEAPLGITLRQLLEMSGGMRPGHRLKFWTPGGSSTPMFTEEHLDVPLDYEGVGAAGSMLGTKALQCFDETTCVVRAVTRWTEFYAHESCGKCTPCREGTYWLVQLLRDIEAGKGVMSDLDKLNDIADNINGKSFCALGDGAASPIFSSLKYFREEYEQHITGRGCPFDPAKSTVWADSRTEVNA; from the coding sequence ATGACCTTGGCACCCGAGCTGAAAGACACCAGCCCCGAGAAGCTGCTCGCACCCGTGCTGTCGGCCTTCTGGGACGAGGACAGGTCCTGGACGCTGGACGTCTACAAGAGGCACGAAGGATACGAGGGCCTGCGCAAGGCGCTCGCGATGTCACCGGACGACCTGATCGCGTACGTCAAGGACTCCGGTCTGCGCGGCCGCGGCGGCGCGGGATTCCCCACGGGAATGAAATGGCAGTTCATTCCACAGGGGGATGGAAAGCCGCACTATCTAGTTGTCAACGCCGACGAATCGGAACCCGGAACCTGCAAGGACATTCCGCTCCTCTTCGCGAACCCGCATAGCCTCGTCGAGGGCATGATCATCGCGTGTTATGCCATCAGGTCGTCGCATGCCTTCATCTATCTGCGCGGTGAAGTGGTCCCAGTACTGCGGCGGTTGCACGCGGCCGTGAGCGAGGCCTATGCGGCCGGCTACCTCGGGAAGGACATCCTGGGCAGCGGGCTCGATCTCGACATCACCGTGCACGCGGGCGCCGGCGCGTACATCTGCGGTGAGGAGACCGCACTCCTCGACTCGCTCGAAGGCCGCCGCGGTCAACCGCGGCTCCGTCCCCCCTTTCCTGCGGTCGCAGGGCTCTATGCCTGCCCGACTGTGGTGAATAACGTCGAATCGATCGCGTCGGTTCCCGCGATTCTGAATCGGGGCAAAGACTGGTTCCGGTCGATGGGAAGCGAGAAGTCACCCGGCTTCACGCTCTATTCGCTCAGCGGCCATGTCGCGAGCCCCGGCCAGTACGAGGCCCCGCTCGGGATCACCCTCCGCCAGCTCCTGGAGATGAGCGGCGGCATGCGACCCGGACACCGGCTCAAGTTCTGGACGCCCGGCGGTTCCTCGACGCCGATGTTCACCGAAGAGCACCTCGACGTCCCTCTTGATTACGAAGGAGTGGGTGCCGCGGGTTCCATGCTCGGCACCAAAGCTCTCCAGTGCTTCGACGAGACGACCTGCGTCGTCCGCGCCGTCACCCGCTGGACCGAGTTCTACGCCCACGAGTCCTGCGGCAAGTGCACGCCCTGCCGTGAAGGCACGTACTGGCTCGTGCAGTTGCTGCGCGACATCGAGGCCGGCAAGGGCGTCATGTCCGACCTCGACAAGCTGAACGACATCGCCGACAACATCAACGGCAAGTCGTTCTGCGCCCTCGGCGACGGCGCCGCCTCGCCGATCTTCTCCTCGCTGAAGTACTTCCGCGAGGAGTACGAGCAGCACATCACGGGCCGTGGCTGCCCCTTCGACCCGGCCAAGTCGACGGTCTGGGCCGACTCCCGCACGGAGGTGAACGCATGA
- a CDS encoding C40 family peptidase → MSHTAHIRSHRKPRRSATTSIAVRAGVAGGVLSMAAAGASASASAAETTQTLELPTLTADLAAQVAQSADATQQAAANYELEAERDAAAAAAAKEAKKDLADAKKKAEAKKKAEEARKAAAEAAVSRSSARTTLSASTTVSAPASGSVATVISFLKAQVGDAYVMGGTGPNAWDCSGLVQAAFKQVGVDLPRVSQDQSTAGTPVSLSNLQVGDILYWGSAGSAYHVGVYIGDGQYLDAANPSKGVVIQDLSGYPATGAVRVL, encoded by the coding sequence ATGTCCCACACCGCTCACATACGCAGCCACCGGAAACCCCGCCGCAGCGCGACGACATCGATCGCCGTCCGCGCCGGAGTTGCCGGTGGCGTCCTCAGCATGGCAGCGGCGGGCGCGTCGGCCTCGGCGAGCGCCGCCGAGACGACGCAGACGCTCGAACTGCCTACGCTCACGGCCGACCTGGCCGCCCAGGTCGCCCAGTCCGCGGACGCCACGCAGCAGGCCGCCGCGAACTACGAGCTGGAGGCCGAGCGTGACGCGGCCGCCGCCGCGGCCGCGAAGGAGGCCAAGAAGGACCTCGCTGACGCGAAGAAGAAGGCGGAGGCCAAGAAGAAGGCTGAGGAGGCCCGCAAGGCCGCCGCGGAGGCCGCCGTCTCGCGTTCCTCGGCCCGGACCACCCTCTCCGCGTCCACGACCGTCTCGGCGCCCGCCAGCGGCTCCGTCGCGACCGTCATCTCCTTCCTCAAGGCCCAGGTGGGCGACGCCTACGTCATGGGCGGCACCGGCCCCAACGCGTGGGACTGCTCGGGTCTGGTCCAGGCCGCGTTCAAGCAGGTCGGCGTCGACCTGCCGCGCGTCTCCCAGGACCAGTCCACGGCCGGTACGCCGGTCTCGCTCTCCAACCTGCAGGTCGGTGACATCCTGTACTGGGGCTCCGCCGGCTCCGCGTACCACGTGGGCGTCTACATCGGTGACGGCCAGTACCTGGACGCGGCCAACCCGTCCAAGGGCGTTGTCATCCAGGACCTGTCCGGCTACCCGGCGACGGGCGCCGTACGCGTACTCTGA
- a CDS encoding NADH-quinone oxidoreductase subunit D, translating into MSTSHASAAASARETTEGTVYTVTGGDWDEVVQAAARADDERIVLNMGPQHPSTHGVLRLILEIDGETVTEARCGIGYLHTGIEKNLEYRTWTQGTTFVTRMDYLTSFFNETAYCLAVEKLLGIEDEITERAKIIRVLLMELNRLSSHLVCIATGGMELGATTIMIYGFRDREMILDIYELITGLRMNHAYIRPGGLAQDLPPGAVDHIREFVKKMKKNLPEYDKLATGNPIFKARMQDVGYLDLAGCMALGATGPILRSTGLPHDLRKSQPYCDYETYDFEVPTADTCDSYGRFLIRLEEMRQSLHIVEQCLDRLQPGPVMVADKKIAWPAQLALGPDGLGNSLDHIKKIMGTSMEALIHHFKLVTEGFRVPPGQAYAAVESPKGELGVHAVSDGGTRPFRVHFRDPSFTNLQAMAAMCEGGQVADVIVAVASIDPVMGGVDR; encoded by the coding sequence GTGAGCACATCGCACGCATCCGCCGCCGCTTCGGCGAGGGAGACCACGGAAGGCACCGTCTACACGGTCACCGGTGGCGACTGGGACGAGGTCGTCCAGGCCGCGGCCCGCGCCGACGACGAGCGCATCGTCCTCAACATGGGCCCCCAGCACCCCTCCACCCACGGAGTGCTCCGCCTGATCCTGGAGATCGACGGCGAGACGGTCACCGAGGCCCGCTGCGGCATCGGCTACCTCCACACCGGCATCGAGAAGAACCTCGAGTACCGCACGTGGACGCAGGGCACCACGTTCGTGACGCGCATGGACTATCTGACGTCCTTCTTCAACGAGACGGCCTACTGTCTCGCCGTCGAGAAGCTCCTCGGCATCGAGGACGAGATCACCGAGCGCGCCAAGATCATCCGGGTGCTCCTGATGGAGCTGAACCGGTTGTCCTCGCACCTGGTGTGCATCGCCACCGGCGGCATGGAGCTCGGCGCCACCACGATCATGATCTACGGATTCCGTGATCGTGAAATGATTCTCGACATCTACGAGCTCATCACGGGCCTCAGGATGAACCACGCGTACATCCGCCCCGGCGGACTCGCGCAGGACCTGCCGCCCGGCGCGGTGGACCACATCCGCGAGTTCGTGAAGAAGATGAAGAAGAACCTCCCGGAGTACGACAAGCTCGCCACCGGGAACCCCATCTTCAAGGCCCGTATGCAGGACGTCGGGTACCTCGACCTGGCCGGCTGCATGGCCCTCGGCGCCACCGGCCCGATCCTGCGCTCCACCGGCCTGCCGCACGACCTGCGCAAGTCGCAGCCCTACTGCGACTACGAGACCTACGACTTCGAGGTCCCGACCGCCGACACCTGCGACTCCTACGGGCGGTTCCTGATCCGCCTGGAGGAGATGCGCCAGTCGCTGCACATCGTCGAGCAGTGCCTGGACCGGCTCCAGCCCGGCCCGGTCATGGTCGCCGACAAGAAGATCGCCTGGCCCGCCCAGCTCGCGCTCGGCCCCGACGGTCTCGGCAACTCGCTCGACCACATCAAGAAGATCATGGGCACCTCCATGGAGGCCCTGATCCACCACTTCAAGCTGGTCACCGAGGGCTTCCGCGTACCGCCGGGACAGGCGTACGCGGCCGTCGAGTCACCCAAGGGCGAACTCGGGGTGCACGCGGTGTCCGACGGCGGCACCCGCCCCTTCCGGGTCCACTTCCGCGACCCCTCCTTCACCAACCTTCAGGCCATGGCGGCGATGTGCGAGGGCGGCCAGGTCGCCGACGTCATCGTCGCCGTCGCGTCCATCGACCCCGTGATGGGAGGCGTCGACCGGTGA